One Nitrospirota bacterium genomic window carries:
- the ade gene encoding adenine deaminase: protein MQISGKIVDIFSETVYPATITVNNARIVSIKREHVPFNRYIVPGLIDSHIHIESSMLIPSEFARLAVVCGTVATVSDPHEIANVCGVEGVRFMIENGDSVPFKFYFGAPSCVPATPFETAGSSLGINEIRELLMSDNIKYLSEMMNFPGVINDSPDVIAILNLAKSYGKPIDGHAPGLRGESCKKYIDAGISTDHECVTIEEALEKLSYGMKIHIREGSAARNFDELVPLIRTHPDTVMLCSDDKHPDDLVKSHINDMVKRAIKHGIDIMRILRATSLNPVKHYGLDVGLLREGDYADFIVVDNLTEFNVLETYINGNLVAKDGKTLIKSVQAKPLNNFSTQVKSKKDFAIEAKSGTIKAIVVEDGQITTKMELVTPKIEGLYAISDTSRDLLKIAVVNRYENAAPAVGFIKNFGLKTGAIASSIAHDSHNIIAIGVRDSDICRAVNLVLESRGGIAAVCGGKEDIMPLPFGGIMTNANGYETAKRYSYISSIVKEKMGSPLRSPFMLLSFMALIVIPSLKISDKGLFDVDNFTFTELCVLPQ, encoded by the coding sequence TTGCAAATCTCCGGCAAAATTGTGGATATTTTTAGTGAAACGGTGTATCCTGCAACCATAACAGTCAACAACGCTCGGATTGTTTCAATAAAACGGGAACATGTGCCCTTCAACAGATACATTGTCCCGGGCTTAATAGATTCACACATTCATATAGAGAGCTCAATGTTGATTCCTTCTGAGTTTGCCCGTCTTGCCGTCGTTTGTGGCACGGTCGCCACAGTCTCCGACCCCCATGAGATAGCAAATGTGTGCGGAGTTGAGGGGGTGAGATTTATGATAGAAAACGGAGACAGTGTGCCGTTTAAATTTTACTTTGGAGCACCTTCATGCGTTCCTGCTACCCCGTTTGAAACCGCTGGCAGTTCTTTGGGGATTAATGAAATCAGAGAATTGTTGATGTCGGATAATATTAAATATCTCAGTGAGATGATGAATTTCCCGGGCGTAATTAATGATTCTCCCGATGTCATAGCTATCCTGAATCTGGCTAAGTCGTATGGAAAACCAATAGATGGCCATGCACCAGGATTAAGAGGTGAGAGTTGCAAGAAATACATTGATGCCGGCATAAGCACAGACCACGAGTGTGTCACAATTGAGGAGGCGTTGGAAAAGCTCTCTTATGGCATGAAAATCCATATCCGGGAGGGCTCTGCTGCCAGAAATTTTGATGAGCTTGTCCCGCTTATTCGTACCCATCCGGATACAGTTATGTTGTGTAGTGACGATAAACACCCAGACGACCTGGTTAAAAGCCACATTAATGATATGGTTAAAAGGGCGATAAAACACGGCATCGATATAATGAGGATACTGAGAGCTACCTCTTTAAATCCTGTTAAGCACTATGGCCTTGATGTCGGACTTTTAAGAGAGGGTGATTATGCTGATTTTATCGTTGTAGATAACCTCACGGAGTTTAATGTCCTTGAGACTTATATAAACGGAAACCTTGTAGCTAAAGACGGTAAAACACTGATAAAAAGTGTACAAGCGAAGCCGTTAAATAATTTCAGCACACAAGTAAAATCAAAAAAGGATTTCGCTATAGAAGCTAAATCCGGAACGATTAAAGCTATTGTAGTTGAGGACGGGCAAATTACCACTAAGATGGAGTTGGTTACACCTAAAATAGAAGGGTTATATGCAATTTCCGACACAAGCAGAGATTTACTTAAAATAGCAGTGGTTAACAGATATGAAAATGCAGCGCCAGCGGTTGGATTTATAAAGAATTTTGGACTAAAAACCGGCGCTATCGCCTCATCTATAGCTCATGACTCCCATAACATAATTGCCATAGGGGTGCGTGATTCAGACATCTGCCGGGCTGTAAATTTAGTCTTAGAAAGCCGTGGCGGGATAGCTGCAGTGTGTGGCGGCAAAGAGGACATTATGCCGCTTCCTTTTGGAGGCATCATGACCAATGCTAACGGCTATGAGACAGCCAAAAGGTATAGCTATATCAGCAGCATAGTAAAGGAGAAAATGGGCAGTCCTTTGCGGTCGCCCTTTATGCTCCTTTCTTTTATGGCCCTGATTGTTATCCCATCCTTGAAAATCAGCGATAAAGGGCTTTTTGATGTTGACAACTTTACCTTTACAGAGCTGTGCGTGTTGCCTCAATAG
- a CDS encoding response regulator: protein MSVVALFSGTFCGEDVISNDLVKELGLVYVTENEILQRTSESFNVPVKKLIRDLYHAPAVLNEFTHEKQRHLAYVQSVLAETFKQDNILYSGFSALLIPQDITHVLRVCLIADINYRIAKMQNMESKEKFSEKDAVKTITKHDNEINTWTQYLFKKIPWDASLYDMLIPVDKISPDEILKLVSENLGKITLHLTNKSKKAADNFVLASRVNLALAQKGHDVRVACTDGKVIITIEKNVVRLEKLKKELKEIAVTISGVSDIDFTFGPNFKSGGYYSRFDFDTLSKVLVVDDEKDFALTLSKRLSLHEIGSSAVFSGEDAMSSLDTEVPDVLVLDLKMPGMDGMEVLKMVIGKHPHVKVIILTGQGTPQDKADAMKYGAFAYLEKPVEIELLVETMQDAYREIYREKDTHLY from the coding sequence ATGTCTGTGGTGGCTTTATTTAGCGGCACATTTTGCGGCGAGGATGTTATTTCAAATGATTTGGTTAAAGAGTTGGGCCTCGTTTACGTAACTGAAAACGAAATACTGCAGAGAACCTCAGAGAGCTTTAACGTGCCGGTGAAAAAGCTTATCAGGGATTTATACCATGCTCCTGCAGTACTTAACGAATTCACACATGAAAAGCAACGCCATCTTGCTTATGTACAAAGTGTATTGGCTGAAACCTTCAAACAGGATAATATCCTTTATTCTGGGTTTTCAGCTCTTCTTATTCCTCAGGACATAACCCACGTCTTAAGGGTTTGCCTTATAGCAGACATAAACTACAGAATAGCAAAGATGCAGAATATGGAGTCGAAGGAAAAATTTTCAGAAAAAGACGCTGTCAAAACCATTACAAAACATGATAATGAGATTAACACATGGACTCAGTATCTTTTCAAAAAGATACCGTGGGATGCCTCTCTTTACGACATGCTCATACCGGTAGATAAGATCTCACCCGATGAAATATTGAAGCTGGTTTCAGAAAATCTTGGTAAAATAACATTGCACCTTACCAACAAATCGAAAAAGGCGGCAGATAACTTTGTTTTAGCTTCAAGGGTTAACCTTGCTCTTGCTCAAAAAGGGCACGACGTTAGGGTTGCATGTACAGATGGCAAAGTAATTATAACCATAGAGAAAAACGTGGTAAGGCTTGAGAAACTGAAAAAAGAGCTTAAAGAAATTGCAGTTACAATTAGCGGTGTAAGTGACATTGATTTCACCTTTGGACCGAACTTTAAAAGCGGCGGCTATTACAGTAGGTTTGATTTTGATACGCTCTCTAAAGTGCTCGTAGTTGACGACGAAAAGGATTTCGCTCTGACCCTTTCCAAGCGGCTCTCTCTGCATGAAATAGGTTCCTCTGCGGTATTTAGCGGAGAGGATGCTATGAGTTCCTTAGACACCGAGGTGCCAGACGTACTTGTGCTTGATCTCAAAATGCCAGGAATGGACGGTATGGAAGTGCTGAAGATGGTAATAGGTAAACACCCTCACGTTAAAGTCATCATACTTACCGGACAGGGTACACCTCAGGATAAAGCCGATGCGATGAAATATGGCGCCTTTGCATATCTTGAAAAACCGGTTGAGATCGAACTTCTCGTAGAGACCATGCAGGATGCCTACAGGGAAATCTACCGTGAAAAAGATACTCATCTGTACTGA
- a CDS encoding ATP-binding protein, producing the protein MLKSPGGYFKNLPVFKHFSHSGESGEARYKRMKISITLLMTVISTFFLLIVIVVGRMWLKNVLKEETKNQLSWQLESTKLSMEYFLDVKLSALYFIASEYSFEQLLQEDKFNECFMNFKKNFGDVIVDLGVIDSLGIMRSYAGPYKLKGYDYSEQEWFYKINVRDFYISDVFKGYRKIPHFAFAVKKTLPGKNGFWVLRATIDMEKLVQLLSYVNLTENDDVFIINTKGILQTPSRFYGKELMRYTGKIPLNQHGVILQADEETPGSNGILGYTYIKNSPWILIAHVKSREDTTISKSFLSELLIVYVLCLMIIVAVTLRMAHVMVNWIKDSDQKRDIAFLEIEQSSKLASIGRLSAGVAHEINNPMSIISQNAGLMKDMLEMSLESGEKEQSRSFTDNTRMKDKFITLTNGIMDAVNRCRTITHRLLGFARHLDVTNEPTDLNDTVHEVVSFLEKEILFRDIHLAKNFDENLPHILTDKGQLQQVLLNIINNAVDAVSHGGIIELSTGFKDKETVYVSIKDNGPGIPAGQIQHIFEPFFTTKERGKGTGLGLFISYGIMEKIGGKIHVESEEGKWTEFSIDLPVKSANYL; encoded by the coding sequence GTGTTAAAAAGTCCTGGAGGTTATTTTAAGAATCTCCCTGTGTTTAAGCATTTTTCCCATTCCGGTGAATCTGGTGAGGCCAGATACAAACGGATGAAAATCTCGATTACACTTCTTATGACGGTTATTTCCACCTTTTTCCTTCTTATCGTCATTGTGGTTGGCCGTATGTGGCTTAAAAACGTTTTAAAGGAGGAAACTAAAAACCAGCTTTCCTGGCAGCTTGAAAGCACTAAGCTTTCCATGGAATATTTTTTGGATGTGAAACTTTCAGCTCTTTATTTTATAGCGTCTGAATATTCCTTTGAACAGCTCCTTCAGGAGGATAAATTTAATGAATGCTTTATGAACTTCAAAAAGAACTTTGGCGACGTTATCGTTGACCTTGGTGTTATTGACTCGCTTGGTATAATGAGGTCATACGCCGGGCCGTACAAACTTAAAGGGTATGATTACTCAGAACAGGAATGGTTTTATAAAATAAACGTCAGAGACTTCTACATAAGCGATGTATTCAAAGGGTACAGAAAAATACCGCATTTTGCCTTTGCGGTAAAAAAAACCCTGCCTGGTAAAAATGGCTTTTGGGTGCTCAGGGCTACAATAGATATGGAGAAACTCGTTCAACTTTTATCCTACGTCAACCTTACGGAAAACGACGATGTTTTTATAATTAACACCAAAGGTATCTTGCAAACACCATCCAGATTTTACGGAAAAGAACTGATGCGTTATACAGGTAAAATCCCTTTAAACCAGCATGGGGTGATTCTTCAGGCCGATGAGGAGACACCGGGCTCCAATGGAATTTTAGGATATACCTACATTAAAAACTCCCCATGGATACTCATTGCCCATGTAAAGTCCAGGGAGGATACAACGATTTCAAAATCTTTTCTGAGCGAACTGCTTATAGTATATGTCCTGTGTCTTATGATTATTGTTGCCGTGACGCTTCGTATGGCTCACGTTATGGTCAACTGGATTAAGGATTCAGACCAAAAAAGAGATATAGCATTTTTAGAGATAGAGCAATCCAGCAAACTCGCCTCCATAGGCAGGCTTTCAGCAGGCGTTGCTCACGAAATCAACAACCCGATGTCAATTATAAGCCAAAACGCCGGACTGATGAAAGATATGCTCGAAATGTCCTTAGAATCGGGGGAGAAAGAACAGTCCCGGTCTTTCACCGACAACACACGTATGAAGGATAAATTTATCACCCTCACAAATGGTATAATGGATGCAGTAAACCGGTGCCGCACTATAACCCATCGCCTGCTGGGATTTGCCCGCCACCTTGACGTAACCAACGAACCTACTGACCTAAACGATACCGTACATGAGGTAGTTAGTTTCCTCGAAAAGGAAATCCTTTTCAGGGACATTCATCTTGCTAAAAATTTCGACGAAAACCTGCCCCACATATTAACAGACAAAGGGCAGCTTCAGCAGGTATTGCTTAACATAATCAATAACGCTGTGGATGCCGTCTCACACGGCGGCATAATAGAATTATCAACCGGTTTTAAGGACAAGGAAACTGTATATGTTTCCATTAAAGACAACGGCCCGGGCATACCTGCAGGACAAATACAACATATATTCGAGCCTTTCTTTACAACTAAGGAGCGTGGTAAGGGCACAGGGCTTGGACTTTTCATATCTTATGGTATAATGGAAAAAATAGGTGGTAAGATTCACGTAGAAAGCGAGGAAGGAAAGTGGACGGAATTTTCAATAGATTTGCCGGTAAAATCGGCTAATTATCTATAA
- a CDS encoding sigma-54-dependent Fis family transcriptional regulator has protein sequence MIRTLVIDDEKDICRFLELVLTKEGYDVTTAITGNSAAELISQQDFKLIVTDLKLPDMSGIEIVRFVKEKLPNAQIIVITGYGTIETAVEAIKGGAYDFLTKPLSLDKIRITCKHAIETIKLTEEINMLRRELHGSFENIVGKSSSIEQIFKIIKQTEESDSNVFITGESGTGKELVARAIHYNSKRCNNRFVAVNCGAISQSLIESELFGHVKGAFTGAIRDKNGFFEAASMGTLFLDEIGETMPDFQVKLLRTLQDGEFYKVGSNSPVKSNVRVIAATNRDIKKAVSEGSFREDLYYRLNVIAIHIPPLRERRDDIPLLAMHFLKKASSKYENKSVIEITTDAMNALLGYDFPGNIRELENFIEYAVAVAIGDKITINDLPPIIRKTHISQNHTEGLKPLKSAMEEYERSLLVNALAAACGNISKAARLLNIHRQRLQLKIKEHSIDINRLKDNTSSR, from the coding sequence ATGATAAGAACCCTCGTAATAGACGATGAAAAAGACATATGCCGGTTTTTAGAATTGGTTTTAACAAAAGAGGGCTATGACGTTACAACCGCCATAACCGGCAATTCTGCTGCCGAACTTATTTCTCAACAGGATTTCAAGCTTATAGTAACGGATTTAAAGCTTCCGGATATGAGCGGTATTGAAATTGTCAGATTTGTAAAAGAAAAGCTCCCCAATGCGCAAATTATTGTCATAACAGGATATGGGACGATAGAGACTGCCGTGGAGGCTATAAAAGGCGGCGCTTACGACTTTTTAACAAAACCCCTGTCTCTGGATAAGATCAGGATTACCTGCAAACACGCTATTGAGACAATTAAACTGACTGAGGAGATAAACATGCTGCGCAGGGAGCTCCACGGCTCTTTTGAAAACATAGTTGGTAAAAGCAGCAGCATCGAGCAGATTTTCAAAATAATCAAACAAACCGAGGAAAGTGACAGTAACGTCTTTATAACCGGAGAGAGCGGCACCGGCAAAGAGCTTGTTGCAAGGGCAATACACTATAATTCAAAGAGGTGCAACAACCGTTTCGTCGCTGTAAACTGCGGCGCCATATCGCAAAGTTTGATAGAATCAGAACTCTTTGGACACGTAAAAGGTGCTTTTACAGGAGCTATAAGGGATAAGAACGGCTTTTTTGAAGCGGCCTCCATGGGCACCCTCTTTCTTGATGAGATAGGCGAAACTATGCCTGATTTCCAGGTAAAGCTTTTAAGGACACTTCAGGACGGCGAGTTTTACAAAGTCGGCAGCAATAGCCCGGTAAAGTCAAACGTAAGGGTAATAGCCGCGACAAACCGCGACATTAAAAAGGCTGTCTCTGAGGGCTCATTCCGGGAAGACCTGTACTACAGGCTTAACGTTATTGCTATCCACATACCTCCCCTCAGGGAAAGACGGGACGATATACCTCTTCTTGCTATGCACTTTCTAAAAAAAGCATCCTCAAAATACGAAAATAAATCCGTAATCGAAATAACTACAGATGCAATGAACGCTTTATTAGGTTATGACTTTCCGGGCAATATACGAGAGCTCGAAAACTTCATAGAATACGCCGTAGCTGTTGCTATAGGCGATAAAATTACCATAAATGACCTGCCCCCGATTATTCGCAAAACACATATAAGCCAAAATCATACTGAGGGGTTAAAACCATTGAAAAGCGCAATGGAGGAGTACGAACGAAGCCTTCTCGTTAACGCTCTTGCAGCAGCCTGTGGCAATATTTCTAAGGCTGCAAGACTTTTGAACATACACAGACAACGGTTACAACTAAAGATTAAAGAACACTCGATAGACATTAACCGGTTGAAAGACAATACCAGCAGTAGATAA
- a CDS encoding response regulator, with protein sequence MGALKVFLIDDEKAFVEILAQRLAMRRYVVEIAYCGAEAIERLKSYTPQVIVLDMKMPGMDGLEVFKWIKQNLSSVPVIILTGYSSEKEEKEARKLGVFEILRKPPEIDVLIKTLKSACKTA encoded by the coding sequence ATGGGTGCCTTAAAGGTGTTTTTAATAGACGATGAAAAAGCCTTTGTGGAAATCCTTGCCCAGCGGCTTGCCATGAGAAGATACGTGGTTGAGATTGCTTATTGCGGAGCTGAGGCCATTGAGCGGCTGAAAAGCTATACACCTCAGGTAATAGTTCTTGACATGAAAATGCCCGGGATGGACGGTTTAGAAGTATTTAAGTGGATTAAGCAAAACCTCTCCTCAGTACCTGTAATCATACTAACCGGCTACAGCTCGGAAAAAGAAGAGAAAGAAGCCAGAAAACTTGGAGTTTTTGAGATTCTGAGAAAGCCGCCCGAAATAGATGTCCTGATTAAGACCTTAAAAAGCGCCTGCAAAACGGCATAA